CCAGGACGGCGCCGCCGGCCGAACGCAGTTGCCAGGGCAGCGGCCCGGTGGCCTCGGTGACCACGGTGGCGTTCTTCGGCCCGCCGGGCAGGTAGCCGACCTGGTTGACCCGCACCCGTGGCCCGGTGTCCGGCTCGTACGGCTCGGGTGGTTCGCCGCCCCGCAGCGACACGTCGTCGAGGCAGATGGTCTGCGTCTCGGCGGCGCCACCGACCTGGAAGATCAGTTGGGCGTTGGGATTGTCGTCCGGGACGGTGAAGGTCTGCTCGACCCGCTGGGCGGTGCCGGTCGCGGCGGCGTCCACCGCGGCGTACGTGGTGTAGGGGGCGCTGCCGAGTTGCAGTACAGCCTTGACCGCGGCGCCGGGGGTGGCGGAGACGGCGAAGCCGAGGGTGTATTCGGCGCCGGCGATCAGCGGTACGCCGTCCTGGCCGATACCGGCGTCCCACGGGTTGGCGAGCCCGCCTGCGACGGTGGTGCAGAGCCGGCCGTCGGTGACCGCGAGTGGGCCGGTGCCGAAGGAGAACCAGGGGCTCACGCCGGCGCTGAAGTCGCCGTTGTCGATCTGCTCGGGGGCGTCCGGTGGTGGGTCGGCGTGGGCCGCGCCGGCGCCCGCGCCGGTCAGGGCCAGGGTGGTCGCCGCGGCCACGAGGAGGCGGCGTCGGGATGTCGTCACGGGGAGTCCTTCCGGGACGGAAAGGGGGGCGGTGGTGGGTGCCGACACCTGGGAGCGCTCCCAGTTGTCGGCTCGATGTTTCCAGTGCCGGTACGCCCTGTCAATTGATCTGGTTGGATGGGTTGTGGCATCCGACGAGGGTGGCCGCCCCGGCGGGTGCGCCACGACGCGCCGACGTGTGGGCGTGAGATTGGCCGCGCCACGCGCCGTGGTCCTGATCTCCTAGAGACAACTGCGCCCTCCGCCTGGCAGGCTGCCTCCCATGACCCTGAAGCTGCGTTCCGTGGGAACGAGCGACCGTGGGCTGATCCGCAGCGGAAACCAGGACGCCCTGCACGCCGGCACCTGGCTCGTCGCCGTCGCCGACGGCATGGGCGGGATGGCCGCCGGTGACCTGGCCAGCGCCCTCACCATCGACGCGTTCGCCCCGCTGGACGTGGAGACACCCGAGGACGCCCTGGTGGCCGCGCTCGAGGGTGGCATCGCGCTGGCCACCTCCCGGATCCGGCATGCGGTCGCCGAGGATCCCGAGCGCCAGGGGATGGGCACCACGCTGACCGCCCTGCTCTTCGCCCGTACCGGCAGCTGCCTGGCCCTCGCGCACGTCGGCGACTCCCGGGCCTACCTGTTCCGCGAGGGCGTGCTCAAGCAGGTCACCCGGGACGACACGTTCGTCCAGATGTTGGTGGACCAGGGTGTGATCACCGCGGACCAGGCCAGCAGCCACCCGCGCCGCGCGGTGGTCACCCAGGCGTTGCAGGGCGAGGAGGTCTCCCCGTCGTACGCGACGATGGTGCCCCGGGCCGGCGACCGGTGGCTGCTGTGCAGCGACGGTCTGTCCAACGTCGTCCGCCCGGACACCCTCACCGAGGTGCTCACCGGTCATCCGGACCGGGCCGCCTGCGCCGGCAAGCTGATCGATCTGGCACTGCACGCCGGCGCACCGGACAACGTCACCGTGGTGGTGGCCGACGTCGTGGAGGAGTAGCCCGACGCTCAGCGCCGACGTGGCGTGGCGTGCCGGGTGGGCGGCGCCGTTCCCGGATCTTCCGGCCACGGGTGCCGGGGATAGCGCCCGCGCAACTCGGAGCGGACCTGCGGGTAGCCGGTACGCCAGAACGACGCCAGATCGGCGGTGACCGCCACCGGCCGGCCGGCGGGCGAGAGCAGGTGCAGCAACACCGGCACCCGCCCGTCGCCGACGCGTGGGGCCGCCGCCCAGCCGAACGTCTCCTGAAGCTTCACCGCGAGCACCGGCGCGGTCGGATCGGTGTAGTCCACCCGGATCCGAGAACCACTCGGCACCTCGATCCGCTCCGGGGCCAGCTCGTCCAGGCGGGCGGCCTGCGCCCAGGGCAGCAGTCGGCGCAGCGCCGACGTCACGTCCACCCGCGCCAGGTCGGCCCGCCGCCGGGCGGCGGCAAGCTCCGGACCCAGCCAGGTCGGCGCGGCGTCGAGCAACGCCTCGTCGCCCACATCCGGCCACGGGGCGTCCAGGTGGTGCCGGAGGAACGCGAGCCGCTCGCGCAGTGCCCGCGCCGCCGGAGTCCAGGGCAGCAGCGGCAACCCTTCCTGGCGCAGACCGGTCAGCAACGCCGCGGCCACCTCCGCCCGGTCCGGCCGGTCCAGTCGCCGTTGGACCAGCTCGATCGCACCCAGCCGGGTCACCTCCCGTGCCACCACGTCCCCGTCGGACCAGCCGACCTCGCGGCTCGTGCGCAGCAGCGGGCCGGCCGCCTCCCGCGCCGTCGCCTCGTCCAGCGGCGAGGCCCGGCGGATCCGGGCCGACGGCGCGCCGGGGGTGCGGTCCGCGACAGCCACCGCCAGCCAGTCGGACCCGGCCAGCCCCGACCCGGCCGCCAGCTCCGCGGCGGTCCCGCCAGTCATGAGGTACGCCGAGCCGCCCGTCCGCCGCACCCGCGCCAACCGTTCCGGGTACGCCAGACCGACGAGCAGCCCGGCGGCGAGATCGTCGCTCAACCCACCCGAGCCCGCGCGGTCTGTGGAGTCGGCTCGGGTGGGCCGACCGGCGTCGGCTCGGCCCTTCGGTGCGGCACCGGGCGGCAGTGCGGCACGCAGCCGGCGTACCTCGGTGCGCCAGCGGGCGGTCGCGCCCGGGTCGACGCCGGTGCGCAACCGGCGCCAGCCGGCGACCAGGTCGTCACCGGGGCCGACCGCGCTCTCCTCGGCGAGCAGGGCGACCACCTCCGCAGCCCGGTCGGCGCCGACCCGACCGGCGCCGTCGAGCAGCGCCCGTGCCAGCCGTGGGTGCGCGCCGGCGGCGGCGATCGCCCGCCCTCGCGCGGTGATCCGACCGTCGGCGTCGACCGCGCCCAGGGTTTGCAGGGTGTCCCGGGCCACCGTCATCGCGGCGGCCGGTGGCGCGTCGGGCAGCGCGAGCCCGACGCCGTCCGGCCGACCCCAGGCGGCCAGCTCCAGCGCGAAGCCGGTCAGGTCGGCGGTGGCGATCTCCGGCTCGGCCCGGGCAGGCAGCCGCTCGTGGGTCGCCGCCGACCAGCAGCGATAGACGTACCCGGGGCCTCCCGGCCGGCCCGGCCAGCCCGCTGGGTGGCGGCGGCTCGGGAGACCGGCACGGTGACCAGCGCACCCAGGCCGCGGGCCAGATCGATGCGGGGCACCCGGGACAGCCCGGCGTCCACCACGACCCGGACGCCCGGGACGGTCAGGCTGGTCTCGGCCAGCGCGGTGGCCAGCACGACCCGGCGTCGATCGGCGGGACGCAGGGCCGCGTCCTGCTCGGCGCCACGTTGACGGCCGTGCAGCGGTAACAGCGCGACGGTGTCCCGCAGGTCGGTCAGCCGGCCGGTGACCGCCGCTATCTCGCCCGCACCGGGCAGGAAGACCAGCACGTCGCCGTCGTGCTCGCGTAGCGCCCGACGGACGGTGGCGGCCACATGGTCGAGCAGGGCCCGGTCCACCGGTCCGGCCCCGGGCGGGGCGATCGGGCGCGCCGGCGGCGCCCAGATCCGCTGAACCGGGTGCAGCGCCGAGTCGGCCCGTACCACCGGGGCCGGGGCGGACCCGCCGAGCAGCGCGGCGAAGCGGTCGGTGTCCGGGGTCGCGGACATCGCGAGCAGCCACAGGTCCGGTCGGAGGGTGGCCCGCGCCTCCACGGTGAAGGCCAACGCGAGGTCGGCGTCGAGTTGCCGTTCGTGGCACTCGTCGAGCAGCACGGCGCCGGTGCCGGGCAGCTCCGGGTCGTGGTGCAACCGTCGGACCAACAGGCCGGTGGTGACCACCTCGATGCGGGTGGCCGGGCCGACCCGGCGCTCGCCGCGGACCGCGTAGCCGACGCGCTCGCCGACGCGCTCGCCGAGCAGCTCGGCCATTCGCCGGGCAGCGGCGCGGGCCGCCACCCGGCGAGGTTGGGCGATCACCACCCGACCGGTCACCCGGTCGGCCACGGCCAGCGGCGCGAGGGTGGTCTTGCCGGTGCCCGGCGGGGCCACCAGGACGCCGGCACCGGCCGCGTCGAGTGCCGCGACCAGCGCCGGCAGCACCGGGCGTACCGGCAGGTCCAGGGTTACGTCGGAGAGCACGGCCCAGTCTCGCACCGGCGCGGGTGCGTCAGTGGCGACGGACCTCGCCGACGCCGAGCACGAAGGACCGCCAGGCCGCCGGGCCGAAGGCGAGCACCGGGCCGGAGCGGTCCTTGCTGTCCCGGACGGCGACCTGACCGTCGGCTGTCGCGACCTCCACGCAGTTGCCGTTGCCGCTGCTGCGCGTGCTGGTGCGCCAGTCCGCTCGGGTCAGGTCGTACGCCGTCATCCGCGGTGCCTCTCGTCTGCGTCGGCGCGCCGCAGACGCGGTCACGCAAAGTTACGAGAAGCATGCTCAAGACGGGTCAACGACTCCGTTGGATCGAGCGCCATCCGGCACAGCTCCTCGTGCAGAAGGCTATACCGGAGCACCTGGTCGTCATCTTCCAGCGCCAGTCCCATCGTGAGGTTATCCAGGTAAACCACGGACGCGTCGGCGGCGTCGGCGAAGTTGATGATCACGTACGGGGTGCTCATCGCCGGATGCCCGCCAGCCGCGAATGGAAGTACCTGAATTGTCACGTTGGGTAACTGCGCGATCTTACTCATGTGGGTCAACTGTTCGGCCATCACCGCGGTGCCGCCGACCGGGCGCAGCAGCACCGCCTCATTGAGTACCACCGATAACTGGACCGGGTTGTCGCGGCGCAGCACCTCCTGTCGGCGCAGTCGGGCGGCGATCTTGCGCTCCAGGCCGTCCTCGCCGGCGGTGCGCCGGAAGATCTCCCGGGCGTACGCCTCGGTCTGCAGCAGCCCGGGCACCGACTCGGCCTCGTATGTGCGCAGTGCCGCCGCCTCGGCCTCCAGCCCGACGTAGAACTCGAACCACTCGGGCAGCACGTCGCTGTAGTTCTGCCACCAGCCGCGCTGCTGGGCCCCTCGGGCGATCTCGATCAGCGCCTCGGCGTCCGGACCGGTCACCTGGTACAGCGCGAGCGCCGCCCGGACGTCGCGCGGTTTGATGCCGATCTGCGCGGTCTCGATCCGGGAGAGATTGCTCTTCGACATGTCGAGCTGGCGGGCGGCCACATCGAGGGTCATGCCCGCGCGTTCCCGGAGCTGGCGGAGCTCCCTGGCGATGCGTCGACGGCGCACGGTTGGGCTGGCGGCGGGTCGGCTGGTGGAGGTGGCGGTCACCGTCCGAGTCTGCCACGACAAGATCCGCAGGTCGCGCCTGTACGGAGTGCAACTTTCAAATCTGGGAGTTGCATTGCAGTAGCTGTCGGTGCATCCTTTCCCGGTCGCGATCACTGTGGACATACCTGTGCGGGAGGACCGTTGCTCAGCGCCGACGAGTTCTTTCTGATCGCGCACAACGACAGTCGTGGCAAAGCCAAACTGCACCCGGCGGCGACCGGGCTCGGGTTGGCCGCCGGGCTGCTCGGTGAGCTGATCCTCTATGGACATATCACCGTCTCGGCCGGGCAGGTCACCGTCATCGACCGGCGCCCGCCGGCCGACGCGCTGGCGCACACCGTGCTCGACCAGCTGATCGGCGAGTCCCAGCACCAGGAGCTGCGCACGTGGCTCAGCTTCCTGGCGCAGAGCGCGACGAACTCGGTGGGGGAGCGGCTCGCCCGTGCCGGGGTGCTGCGCCGCCAGGAGAGCCGCCGGCTGCTGCGCAACGTGGTCAGCTACCTGCCGATCGACCTCAACGCGGTGGCCTGGCCGGCCACCCGGCTGCGGGCCCTGCTGGAACGGCCGGACCCGCCAAGCGTGCCGGATGCTCTGCTGCTCGGCCTGGTCGTGGCCACGGGGCTGACCCGCGAGGTGCTCTGGAGCGCCGGCCCCCGCGCGCACCACCGGCTCAACGTCCTCATCCCCGCGCTTCCGGCACCCCTGAAGGAACTCGTCGGGCACACCGAGGCCGCCGTCGGCGCCGCCGTGCTGCGCGGCCTCCCCTGATCCCCCGGTAACCCCCTAACCCTCCCCTCGACGACCGGAGTAGTCGTATGCGCCCGACATCGACAGTCGACCGACCCAGCAACGTCTCCGAATCTCTTGCCCGAGGCCGCCTCGGCATCCCCTCGGTGATCTTCTTCGTGCTCTCCGCCGCCGCGCCGTTGACCGTGGTGGCCGGCGTCGTCACCACCGGCTACGGCGTCATCGGCGTGACCGGCATCCCGCTGGCCTTCCTGGTGGTCGCCGCGGTGCTCGCCCTCTTCTCGGTGGGCTACGTGGCGATGTCCCGTCGGGTGGAGAACGCCGGCGCCTTCTACGCCTACGTCTCCCGCGGTCTGGGGCGACCGGCTGGCGTGGCCGCCGCCTGGGTGGCGCTGACCTCGTACAACGCGCTCCAGGTCGGGCTGTACGGCACCATCGGCGTGGCCGCCGAGCCGGTGCTCGACCGGATCTTCGGCGGGCACCCGCACTGGTCGATCGTCGCCCTGGTGGCGTGGGCACTGGTCGGCGTACTCGGCCTGCTGCGGGTGGACATCAACGGCCGGGTGCTGGCGGCGCTGCTGGTCGCCGAGATCGTGGTGGTCCTGATCTTCGACCTGGGCCAGCTCGGCAACCCGGCCGGCGGCGAGGTCAGCTTCGCCGGGTTCGCACCGGACAACCTCTTCGTGCCCGGGGTCGGCGCGGTGCTGGTGCTGGCCGTCCTCGGGTTCGTCGGCTTCGAGTCCGCTGTGGTGTTCAGCGAGGAGAGCAAGGACCCGAAGCGGACGGTGCCGCTGGCCACGTACCTCTCGGTGGTGATCGTCGCCGCGCTTTACGCGCTCTCCTCCTGGACCATGGCGGTCGCCGTCGGACCGGATCAGATCGTCAGCGCGGCCGGCGAGCAGAGCGTCGGGCTGATCTTCAACCTGGCCGCGGCGCACCTCGGTGACACCGCGGTCACCATCGGCCAGGTGCTCTTCCTGACCTCGGTGCTGGCCGCGATGATCTCCTTCCACAACACCACGGCCCGCTACGCGTTCGCGCTCGGCCGGGAGCGGGTGCTGCCCGCCGTGTTCGGCCGGACCTCGCCGCGCAGCGGCGCGCCACAGGCCGCCTCGGTGGCGCAGAGCGTGTTCGGCCTGCTGGTCATCCTGCTGTACGCGGTCAACGGCTGGGATCCGGTGGTCAAGCTGTTCTTCTGGGTTGGCACCACCGGCGGCTTCGGCGTGCTGCTGCTGATCGCCACCACCTCGGTGGCGGTGATCGCCTACTTCGCCCGTTCCGGCGGCGACGAGACGCTGTGGCGGCGGGTCATCGCACCCGTCCTGGCCACCATCGCGCTCTTCGTGATCATTTGGCTGGCCGTGTCGAACTTCGCCAATCTGCTCGGCGTCGCGCCCGACTCCCCCCTGCGCTGGGCGGCGCCCGCCGTGTTCCCGGTGGTGGCCGCCCTGGGCGTCAACTGGGCACTGGTGCTGCGCAGCAGCCGCCCGGACACGTACGCCCGGATCGGTCTCGGCGCGGCGAGCGCCGCTGCTGCCGTCCAGGCGGAGGAGCCGGCCGATGCGACGGTGACCCGATGAGTGTGGTCATCGAGCAACTCGGGCCGGAGGAGACCAGCCTCGTGGCTGCCCGGATCGCCGAGGCGTTCACCGTTCTGGAGGTGACGCGATGGCTGGTGCCCGACGCGAGCAAGCGGGAGGCCGTGCTGGCCGGAAACTTCGAGATTCTGGTCGAGCACGCGATGCGGCACGGCATCGTCCACGCCACCGCGGACCGGGCCTCGGTCGCGGTCTGGTTCCCGTCGGTCGGCGAGCCGGCTCCGCCGCCGGCGGACTACGACGCCCGACTGGCCGCCGCCTGCGGCGAGTGGACCGACCGGTTCCAGCATCTCGATGAGCTGTTCGCGGCGCACCACCCGCATCCGGATCACCACCACCTGGCCTTCCTGGCCACCCAGCCGGATCGGCAGGGTCAGGGGTTGGGCTCTGCGCTCTTGCGGCACCACCACGCCTGGCTGGACGCCAACGGGATGCCGGCGTACCTGGAGGCGAGCAGCCCGCTGGGCCGGGATCTGTACGCGAAGCACGGTTACCTGGCCGGCGAGCCGTTCCGGGTGCCGGATGGCACGCCGTTCTGGCCAATGTGGCGGGAGCCGGTCGGCCGCTGACCGGACTGGCCGGGTCGGAGCGACCCAGCCGGTACGTCCTGGTGGACAAACCGTTACGCTGACGTGACAGTGCGGACACGAAAGAAGGCCGGGTCGGCAGACCCGGCCTTCTTTCGTGAACTACTTAGTACGTGCCGTCGAGCTGGCCGCGCAGCTTGGTGAGCGCCCGGGTCAGCAGCCGCGAGACGTGCATCTGCGAGACACCGATCTGGTCGGCGATCTGCGACTGGGTCAGGTTGCCGTAGAAGCGCAGCGTGAGGATCTTCTGCTCGCGCTCGTCGAGGGTGGCCAGTGCCGGGCCGAGGGCGACCCGCAGCTCGGCCAGCTCGAACTCGCTGTCCTCGCCGCCGAGCATGTCGCCCAGCTCGGTGGCGCGCTCGCCGTCACCCGTCGGGGTGGACAGCGACACCGCGTTGTACGCGCGGGCGCCCTCCAGGCCCTCCAGCACCTCTTCCTCGGTGAGCTTGAGGTGGGCGGCGATGTCGGCGACCGTCGGCGAGCGACCAAGGGTCTGCAGAAGCGAGCTGTTGGCGTCGGAGATGGCCAGCCGCAGCTCCTGGAGCCGGCGCGGCACCCGGATGTCCCAGGTGCGGTCACGGAAGTGCCGCTTGAGCTCGCCGATGATGGTGGGGATCGCGTAGCCGGCGAAGTCGACACCGCGGGACGGGTCGAACTTGTCGATGGCCTTGATCAGGCCGACCGCGGCGGTCTGGGCCAGGTCGTCGGTCGGCTCGCCGCGCCCGCTGTAGCGGTGGGCCAGGTGGTTGGCCAGCGGCAGCCAGGCCTCGATCGCCCGGTCGCGCAGTGCGGCACGCGACGGGTGGTTGGCGGGCAGCGCGGCCATGGCGTTGAGCAGGTCGGCGGCGCTGTCGGTGAGAGCGCGCGGGTCGAGCTTGGTGGTCGCCTTGGCGGCGGTGCTCGGCTGCTCGGTGATCGTTGGCGCGGTCATGGGTGGTCCTCCCTGCACCTCGTCCGCGGACAAAAAGACGTGACGCTTTGGTTTAGCTTGCTATCGGCCGTTCGGGAGTCACCTTAACCTGATCGTCTCCCCGAAATCTAGCCGAAAGGTTGATGGATTTAAGGTGTGTTCAACCATGAAAGGTTCAAATGGGGCGGAAGTCGAGGTGGCTGTGAGGATCCTTACCTGCCTTCCGGGCATGCCTCGCCGCCCGGTCATTCACCCGGCTCGGCCGATCGGCCCCCGCCGCGCGCCGAGCGGTCAACATGAAATCCGACAA
The window above is part of the Micromonospora sp. LH3U1 genome. Proteins encoded here:
- a CDS encoding PP2C family protein-serine/threonine phosphatase, which produces MTLKLRSVGTSDRGLIRSGNQDALHAGTWLVAVADGMGGMAAGDLASALTIDAFAPLDVETPEDALVAALEGGIALATSRIRHAVAEDPERQGMGTTLTALLFARTGSCLALAHVGDSRAYLFREGVLKQVTRDDTFVQMLVDQGVITADQASSHPRRAVVTQALQGEEVSPSYATMVPRAGDRWLLCSDGLSNVVRPDTLTEVLTGHPDRAACAGKLIDLALHAGAPDNVTVVVADVVEE
- a CDS encoding DUF397 domain-containing protein produces the protein MTAYDLTRADWRTSTRSSGNGNCVEVATADGQVAVRDSKDRSGPVLAFGPAAWRSFVLGVGEVRRH
- a CDS encoding helix-turn-helix domain-containing protein, yielding MRRRRIARELRQLRERAGMTLDVAARQLDMSKSNLSRIETAQIGIKPRDVRAALALYQVTGPDAEALIEIARGAQQRGWWQNYSDVLPEWFEFYVGLEAEAAALRTYEAESVPGLLQTEAYAREIFRRTAGEDGLERKIAARLRRQEVLRRDNPVQLSVVLNEAVLLRPVGGTAVMAEQLTHMSKIAQLPNVTIQVLPFAAGGHPAMSTPYVIINFADAADASVVYLDNLTMGLALEDDDQVLRYSLLHEELCRMALDPTESLTRLEHASRNFA
- a CDS encoding GOLPH3/VPS74 family protein — its product is MLSADEFFLIAHNDSRGKAKLHPAATGLGLAAGLLGELILYGHITVSAGQVTVIDRRPPADALAHTVLDQLIGESQHQELRTWLSFLAQSATNSVGERLARAGVLRRQESRRLLRNVVSYLPIDLNAVAWPATRLRALLERPDPPSVPDALLLGLVVATGLTREVLWSAGPRAHHRLNVLIPALPAPLKELVGHTEAAVGAAVLRGLP
- a CDS encoding APC family permease, giving the protein MRPTSTVDRPSNVSESLARGRLGIPSVIFFVLSAAAPLTVVAGVVTTGYGVIGVTGIPLAFLVVAAVLALFSVGYVAMSRRVENAGAFYAYVSRGLGRPAGVAAAWVALTSYNALQVGLYGTIGVAAEPVLDRIFGGHPHWSIVALVAWALVGVLGLLRVDINGRVLAALLVAEIVVVLIFDLGQLGNPAGGEVSFAGFAPDNLFVPGVGAVLVLAVLGFVGFESAVVFSEESKDPKRTVPLATYLSVVIVAALYALSSWTMAVAVGPDQIVSAAGEQSVGLIFNLAAAHLGDTAVTIGQVLFLTSVLAAMISFHNTTARYAFALGRERVLPAVFGRTSPRSGAPQAASVAQSVFGLLVILLYAVNGWDPVVKLFFWVGTTGGFGVLLLIATTSVAVIAYFARSGGDETLWRRVIAPVLATIALFVIIWLAVSNFANLLGVAPDSPLRWAAPAVFPVVAALGVNWALVLRSSRPDTYARIGLGAASAAAAVQAEEPADATVTR
- a CDS encoding GNAT family N-acetyltransferase, which gives rise to MSVVIEQLGPEETSLVAARIAEAFTVLEVTRWLVPDASKREAVLAGNFEILVEHAMRHGIVHATADRASVAVWFPSVGEPAPPPADYDARLAAACGEWTDRFQHLDELFAAHHPHPDHHHLAFLATQPDRQGQGLGSALLRHHHAWLDANGMPAYLEASSPLGRDLYAKHGYLAGEPFRVPDGTPFWPMWREPVGR
- a CDS encoding SigB/SigF/SigG family RNA polymerase sigma factor — translated: MTAPTITEQPSTAAKATTKLDPRALTDSAADLLNAMAALPANHPSRAALRDRAIEAWLPLANHLAHRYSGRGEPTDDLAQTAAVGLIKAIDKFDPSRGVDFAGYAIPTIIGELKRHFRDRTWDIRVPRRLQELRLAISDANSSLLQTLGRSPTVADIAAHLKLTEEEVLEGLEGARAYNAVSLSTPTGDGERATELGDMLGGEDSEFELAELRVALGPALATLDEREQKILTLRFYGNLTQSQIADQIGVSQMHVSRLLTRALTKLRGQLDGTY